A section of the Amycolatopsis sp. AA4 genome encodes:
- a CDS encoding IclR family transcriptional regulator: MSREGSLTLDRGLALLQAVADSGEQAATISELAVAIGASRAAVYRLLVPLAERGLIWRDGTKVRLGVGVLRLAGQVLPQLREAARPVLRELAEKVGATAHLTVAQGDHAQAVAVVEPSWTSYHVAYRVGSRHALAAGAAGRAMALRPGGTDRWVASTGEIEAGASGVAAPVRGVPGLRASVGVISLEPLVSDEVGPLAVEAAAKLAEVLRS, translated from the coding sequence GTGAGCAGGGAGGGGTCGCTGACCCTCGACCGCGGTCTGGCGCTGCTGCAGGCGGTGGCCGATTCGGGCGAGCAGGCGGCGACTATCTCCGAACTCGCGGTGGCCATCGGCGCGAGCCGCGCGGCGGTGTACCGGCTGCTGGTGCCGCTGGCCGAACGCGGCCTGATCTGGCGAGACGGCACGAAGGTGCGGCTCGGCGTCGGAGTGCTGCGGCTGGCCGGTCAGGTGCTGCCACAGCTGCGCGAGGCTGCCCGGCCGGTGCTGCGCGAGCTGGCCGAGAAGGTCGGCGCGACGGCGCATCTGACGGTGGCGCAGGGCGATCACGCGCAGGCGGTCGCGGTGGTGGAGCCGTCGTGGACGAGCTATCACGTGGCGTACCGGGTCGGCAGCAGGCACGCGCTCGCCGCGGGTGCGGCCGGGCGGGCGATGGCGTTGCGGCCCGGCGGTACCGACCGGTGGGTCGCTTCGACCGGCGAGATCGAGGCTGGTGCTTCGGGCGTCGCCGCGCCGGTGCGCGGGGTGCCTGGGCTGCGGGCGAGCGTCGGGGTGATCTCGCTGGAGCCGCTGGTTTCGGACGAAGTCGGACCGTTGGCGGTGGAGGCGGCCGCGAAGCTCGCCGAGGTGCTGCGGTCCTAG